A window of the Salarias fasciatus chromosome 7, fSalaFa1.1, whole genome shotgun sequence genome harbors these coding sequences:
- the LOC115391481 gene encoding uncharacterized protein CFAP97D2-like: MHRSYQPFKPVTNRYLQQRWDQSDYEKHRLKVSSALPVVDTAGSRTPVHMTLKLKKLQLQEERLSVIDRDNRLLASKLANIVCSKGLVDHRNQYQTRSLNAPKRRQELLLVGHQNQGIYQRILARQSEYRRQLWLDDWEKTQRRLDTISRYPRGPTDQRRFQRKVKFAEEEGSEGFSISSDASSSDRTSTET, from the exons ATGCACCGGTCCTACCAGCCCTTCAAACCTGTCACCAACCGATACCTGCAGCAGAGATGGGACCAGAGCGACTACGAGAAGCACCGCCTGAAG GTGAGCTCGGCTCTGCCTGTGGTGGACACCGCCGGCAGCAGGACGCCTGTCCACATGACGCTCAAACTGAAGAAGCTGCAG ctgcaggaggagcgtcTGTCGGTCATTGACAGAGACAATCGGCTCCTGGCCTCCAAACTGGCCAACATCGTGTGCTCCAAAGGCCTGGTGGACCACCGGAACCAGTACCAGACCAGGAG TCTCAATGCTCCGAAGCGGAGGCAGGAGCTCCTGTTGGTCGGTCATCAGAATCAGGGCATCTACCAGCGAATCCTCGCTCGCCAGTCGGAGTACCGCCGCCAGCTGTGGCTGGACGACTGGGAGAAGACACAGCGCCGCCTGGACACCATCTCCAGATACCCCAGAGGGCCCACGGACCAACGG AGGTTTCAGAGGAAGGTGAAGTttgcagaagaggaaggaagtgaGGGCTTCTCCATCAGCAGCGACGCCTCCAGCAGCGACAGGACCAGCACTGAGACCTGA